GTCATGTACGGCAACCTGACTCAGGAAGAATCCCTCGAAGCCCTCGAGGACTGGTACCAGTTCTACCTGATCCCGGGCGCGGCCCACTGCGGCAGCAATACCCTCCAGCCCGGACCTTACCCGCAGAACAACATGGAGACGATGATCAACTGGGTCGAGAACGGCGTCAAACCCTCTCGTCTCAACGCGACTGTTTCTTCTGGTACTTATGCCGGCGAGACGCAGATGCTATGCCAGTGGCCTACTCGTCCGTTGTGGAAGGGTAACAGCTCGTCATTTAGCTGTGTTAATGACCAGGACTCCATTGATAGCTGGACTTACTCTTTCGATGCGTTTAAGATTCCTGTGTACTAGACGCGTTCACGCGTTCCCGTGTGATTGAAATTATTTaatttctcttctcttcgtGTACTTCTATGTACCATTGCTTTTAATAGCTATTAGCTAGAGAATACCATTTTCCTAACATGGAACCTCGTTGTGCCTCATACTCTATGGCTAGTAGTGAATGCACTGCCCACTACTCGTAGTAAACAGCACCAACCTCATAAATCATCCCAACTACTCCCACCAGTCTATTCTTAATTCCTGGTTGACCACTCGGTACCTTTCTCTACACAACAGTTCCGTTATAAATCGTACAGCACTTACAAATGACTATTTCTTTTAATGAACGCGAGAAGCACGAATATGCGCTTCGCGTCGTGGCTCATTCCGCGTTACCTCCCATGTCTACTGGGCTGATATGATCATTTCTGCTTACTGCCTCACGTCGTCTTTGATAAAGAGGTCACAGGATTGCTTTCGAGTACTAGGATGTTTTTCCCTCCCACCTAATAATCCCAGAAGTCACAAACTTTTAGCACTAGCGGTTCATAGTATCTTCTCCACGATATGTTGATGTTCGTTGACATGACCTAGACAAGTGCTCGTGATATAACAAGCACAAGATACAGCGAATGAAAGCAAAGTCCCTCTGTCCGCTATGAACAAAAGTCCAAAACCGAAAAGAAGATAGTGAAACGGAAGCGGCGCCGGCTACTTGGGAACCACCATATTCTCTGCTTCTTTATTGTGTGTCCGCAAGTGTGTCTATTCCCTGTTCTCTGTCACGGCGTCTGACGATGGCCAAGACTTTCCCTGTGTATTATTCATTAAGCCCTTAGGCCCGACAAACTGACTTAGAAATTTAATGCTTCGAGATCACTCACCATAAATATAATTGTGAGTCTCCTTCGTAACGTTCTGGAGTGGCGCTCTAGTATTGGCCGTAGGAGTGTTTGCCATGCGCTGTATAAACAAGTCAAGAAGCGCTCTGGCGTCTTCTGCTGGCGCAAAGTAATAGAGCTTTGTTTTTCTGATGAGAAGCTAAATCCCCTCGTAGCATGCCTGCAGAAtccatcctcagagattacCCATGAAGGAAAAGGTGAAAACCTTGGCAAAATGAAAGTGAGAAGGATGAACTCCAttgaaaggaagaaaagagcccTACCGGTATATATCGATGTTCGCCCGGGAAAAAGCGCTCCATCCTGGTAATGATCGCTGCGGCAATAGCCAGAATTTCTCCTCGTAGCAGGTTCTCCTGTTCCCCCCTCCCGTCTTCCAATTTGCGCCTCATCGAAAACATGATATGCGGCGATTGGGCGTCTTTCGGTACGTAACAGGTTTGAGGGCTCCAGTACGGGTCATttgaaaggaaaagggagtCATCAAATATAAGCAAAGACACGCCGTCCTCTTCAAGATGCTTGCAGATGATACATATTAGCTATGAAGTATCATCGAAATCAATCCTCACATACAGGGATTGTCGCCACCTGGTGATCCAGCAAAAGCTAAGCCCTGCGGGGCTGGTTCCAGCCCTAGGATAGGAACAAAACATCCAATCCATCTCGTAGCAAAGTTCAATGACACTTTGATCGGCCTCTGACGGATCACGCATATGGAACTTAATTTCCTCTTGAAAACAGTCACAACGACGCTTTCGATCCCCTATTCTTTCCCAGTCGATCTGGTCCACATGAGAACGATCCGGTGATAGTGGGTCGAAGAAATTTGGGTACGGCGGATCGGCGTAGGTCCTGTCATCGTTCAGCTTCAGCTCGTCACAACTGATGGATAGATTGCTGTACGTTGAAAAATCTAAGAATATTTCGTCTTTGTCGTAGAGGGTTAACAGCGTTGAGATGTATTCGGACATTGATTGTAGTTCTGGAGTTCGCGTCATTCCCAAGTACAATTTCATTCGTTTTCACGAGGAAACGCATTGTGGACTTGCGTATCAACGGACATGGCAACAGAATCGTTTCAGAGAGTAGATGTGtttgaaaaggaaaaagaaaatcaaagTCGTCGAACAATGCCATCTGCCCTAAATCATATGACTTCAGGTGTATAGCTTCATGTGACCACATTTGCCTGGTTTTGCCATAGCAATAGCAACGCAACGAGACAAATTGCATTATGTTGAATATCAAGAGTCGCAAGACGGTTATGCACCTGTGGTTGAACGGCGTCGACGCGGTGCGGTATTTGGGTTAATAGATTGATAAGATAGAGGGAACTTGCAAAGAGCCCGACCTTTAACAGGGCCATGTCTTGCTTTGGTGTCGAGTACAGTCAGACAAATGTCAAGTTGTCCGGTTTACAAAAGAAAATCCGATTTAGGTGGGTGGTCTTGACGAAGGAAGCACTACGtttgatatatatattttgaATCTTGAGGTCGATGGTTACATTATGTTTCAGAACTAAACAGTAATATTATATATCATTTATATCAATGCATTCCGCCATGTAATCCATCCCAAGTCGCCAGAGTACTATGAGTACTCCCAAGCAGTGTCACCCTGGTAGGGAACAGCTTCGAGAGAGATCCGCGTGCAAGCATTGTTCTCCGTGTAGCCACTGTTGATGATCGATCCAGTCGTGGCATTAGTGTACTCCAGAACGATATGCCACTGGGTGTCCTCTGGGTCCACACTGCAGAGGTGGAAGGTCAAGAACGGGTTGATAAAGTTGTTTGTGGAGAACACTTCGAGATCCGTCAGTGAACCCTCGGGGATGTTTGCGCTATGCGGAACGGTGTAGGTGAGCAGGCCAGTGGGGGAGACGTAGACTAAAACGGTTAGCTTGGATCTCCGGATCGACCGGATATGTATTATGGAGAAGACATACCCTGCTGGCCACCGGGGACTCCGGTGTTGAGGAACAGCTGGCCATTACGTCCGACAAATGAGGTCGTGTTGACTGTCTTGCAGCCGGGGATGTTCTCGGGGCAGAAAGTTGCGGTATCCTTGCCATGCCAGAATTGATTACCGTTGGCATTGATGGGACCGCTAAGAGGGCTATTGGACCAGCGGAGGTTCAGAGTGAACGGCGCATCATCGGATTGGCGCTTCTCCAGGGGAAAGGCCGAAGccagggagaagagggacaAAGCAGCGAGGAACTTCATTGCGACTCAATTTGTTTTGATTGCGATGGGATTATTGGGTTCCAAATGATGCCGGTCGAGTCTTAtatatgtacaagtactggCAGCTAACGGTAGCGTCGGATCAGGCCGGTGATGCAGGGAGATGCGGGAAATACACCCGAGACATTCTCCACGGTCAACCGACCATGAGGTCATTTTATGCTGAAAATAGAGTCACATCTATGGTCTGAAGGCAATTGGAGAGCATAAGTACCACTGCTACTAGTGTCTAGTAAAGAGACGAAGAATGAGAGCATCCTGAAAGGAAGCCGCGCTATACCTGATAAGGAATTGGCAATACTCCGAACAAACTTTTCAATGATACTTTCCCAGTCCAGCATAGGAGCCATGCAGCATTAGCGACCTACTCCGGAGTTCTCCCTACTCCCTACTCTGTACACATCGGGCACTAATTGTGCCGGAATGCTACCGGACCGCGGTTTTGGTCCCGAGAATGTTCCAGTGCACTGACTGAGTTCAAGAGAAGCGAACTCCGCGGCAGATACGCCCTGACCAAGGAGCCTCCGATATACAGACCGGACTCCGTAGCAAGCCCAAAATGGCTATGGTTCAagtctacggagtacagtaaCGAGTTATCCAAGCCTATGAATGAGTTACATCGATGTTCAGGATGAGCTGCTAGAATACTCCGTACCCAGTCAGGGATTGCTGCAATCCGAAGCCAACAACACAGTCGTCGATCGGCTTGGCAAAGCATGGACCCGGAGGCAAAGCGAGTTTAGAGTGATACAGATtgcagtacagagtacattgTTTGCCATCATTTTCGTTGGTGTACAAACCAATAGTGGTGAAGGATGTCTGTCTGTCAGTGCTCTACTCGTACTGCACAATGTACAAATGTGCACAAGCAATTATGCAGTCAGGTGACGAGGTCAGGGATATCATGTGACGTTAGGTGACTCTACCATGGATTGGCTCAGCCACGCGTCTGTGGCGACAATCAGCCAATCAGAAAGTTTGCCTCCCCCTGGACCCGCAGCACTAGCCCCTTTGCATGTGGGGAAAACCGGTTGGCGCGACCAAAAAAGGCTGCTGATTGGTTGACCGTCTCATTGTCCAATGGCAGAACAGCAGCTAGTCCAAATCAAGATCTGCTCTTTTCCCAATCGGGAACCGGGACAGGATCGTCTTTTCGGCCGCTTCACGTCTCACTCTCTTTTACTCTGGACTCTGTACCTCTACCATCTCTCTAACCTTTCTCCTCGATATCTCTACCAGTGTCGGGATGGTCGCTGTGAGCCTTcgctactactactaccgGTGACCCTTTCTGAATCGGGCCATGCCATCCCGTCTGACTCTCTTTCACCACTGCGTTCCCGGAGGGCATGCCGTATAAGCATGTCCGGGGGTTTGGTGAAGAAGCTGTTGGATCCGCTGCAATGGTCCAGTATGTTCCCTCCCTCTTCCACCCGGCAAAAAGTGAGTCTGATTGTTGTTTCTAGGTCATTCCCCCCGCGGACCATGCACGCGCCGTCATGGCTATCACCGTTCGCAAGGATGGCGTCCGATTTCCCTCCGTCCGTTATACCTCCTCTTCGTCGCCATTTTgatgttcttcatgttcctGGCTATCGAGATCCTGCGCCGATATAGCGAGTGGAACGGGGGTTTGATCTACTTCAAGGataccgccagcgtgtcgcATATCCAGTCATTCGCATACAACTACGTTCCGATAATCATTGCCCTAGTGCTCGTCACCTTTTGGAGCTTCGTCGAATTCGATGTCCTGCGTCTCGAACCGTATTTCCAACTCTCCCGTCCCGAAGGTGCCCCGGCCACCGTCCTGTTCATCAACTACAACTTTGGTCAATCGGTCATCACTCCCATCACGTCCGCGCGGAGAGGTCATTGGGTGGTTTTGTGTGTGTCTCTCTTCACGATGCTGATGCGCATGTCACTCCCGGCACTACACAGTACTCTGTTCGAGTTGCGCGAGGTCACCCTCCTGTCCGATGAAACCATGCACGGCTGGCCCAACTTGGTCGATTTACACACTCAGGCTACTTGGATGGCTTCCCAGGCAACCAACAACTTTGACTCGGTTgtctcttccaacgatgacTTGCAACGCTCACGATCCACCAAGTATGCCGTCGCCCCGGTCGAGATCCCAGGAGTGGATCAGCGAGAGAGCACTGTGTGGACAATGAATCAAACTATCTACTGGGCCGAGCCGATTTGTCAGGATGTCGTCGTGAATGAGAAAGTTTCCGTGGTCGTCGATGGCTCGCAGGAAGATCCTACAGTCTCTTGGAATGTGACAGGAGTCCCGTTGGTGAAGGACGGTGCAACGATACACGACTGCAAGCTGGACTTCAACTATAGCAGCGTTCTTTTCGCCATGACGGACAAGTTACAAGTCCGATATTGGGAACCGGTGTCAGCTAATACGAGTCTCTCTTCGAACGTGGCTACCAAGAAGGCATTTACGGCCAGAGGCTGCGACCCTTTCGATCTCTACGGCGTCCTTCTTGGCGTCAATGCCTCGTCTGATGCCGTGTCCGCTCCGACCCAATATAGGTCATCTGCCAGCATCTTTGCCTGCGACATCAAATACAACAAGGCAGAGGCTGAAGTCTCAATGCATGCCAACAGTTCCATCACGGGCATCACAATTCATAATGGTACGACGAGGGAATTGACGCCTCAGCAGTTTAACGTCCCAGACTTCCAGGATCTGTTGTCAGAACGCGCCCCGTACACGAGTGACCTCCTTTATATTCGAATCAACCAGACCTCGGGCGACACTACCGTGACAGAACTTCCCGTTATCAGCCAGCAGCTGGGTGATATGGAGCCGGTTCTCATTCTGGATACTTCGAGTGTCATGAGCCCAGAGGAGTTCGAATCCAAAGTGGTGAGAGGAGTCAAGCAGACTTTTGTCCTAACCATGGGCCGTCTTTTCAATCCGGATGAGAAGCCTACCATAATCCACGCTACCCGATTAAGCAATCAAGTCGCCATAGCTACCGTTGGGTTCGCAGCGTTCTGGTCTGAGGTCGTTTTGGCAGCCGGTACTGTAATCAGTCTCTTGTTGGTATACATCTACCACCGCCGACCGAACATCATGCAAAGCGATCCTGGTCCGATAAGCGCCATGTGCAGCATGGTAGCCGATGTGTTCAGTCCTTCTAATATCCTCACCGATTCGCGGTACGACTTGCATCAGTTTTCTACTCGCCAACTGCGACGCATTCTCCGAAATTCGCGCATTCACTGGCAAGACGGACCGACGGGAAAACGTCTAGAAATTCGTCCCTCCGACGATGATGGTAAATTCCCTTGCAAAGATTGTGAAGTACTCGTTACTGACCGAACCAGCATCGCTCGTTGAAAACCTAGGCGAAAACCTCCAAGCTCGAGTCGACCCGATGCCACATTTTCTTCTCATTCCCGTCTTCATCCTCGAATTCCTACTTCTAACGGCAGTGATCGCCAGCATGGCATTGATCATTGGTTTACTCGCACGAAATGGTAAATTCCGGCACTTGACACAATCCGATTCCAGTTTTCTCCAAGTTGTTCTCTCCGTCTTACCCTCCATTGTCGCCTCTGCTGTCGGGTCCCTTTGCACCTCGATCCACCGAAATCTCAGCATTCTCGAACCGTGGGTTCATCTCCAAAGAGGAATGGCAGCAGCCCGGACCTCGTTGTCGATGAACTACTCCGCACAGAATCCTTGGGCTGTTCTGTACAAAGCCGCCAGAGATCGCCATCTGCTACTGGGCCTGGTGTCCGTTGCTTGTGTCGTCAACACCGTACTCACTGTGGTGGCTGGTGGACTATTTACCCAGAAACTGGCCACCTCCTATCTACCAACTGATCAGCTGCTGACAAACTATAGCGAGACTACCTTCTGGCGCACCGACTTTGCAGCTGATTTTACTGAGTACGATCTCATCCAATCCAGCATCACAAGCGGTGTACCAATGGTGGCCTGGACCAGCACGAACCACTCGTTTGTCCCGATCAAGATTGAAAATCCCGATCCGAATGCCGTGTACAGTGCGCACACTCTCGGAGTTGGGGCAGACTTGGATTGTCAGAAGTTGGAAATCGCGGAGAACCTTGTGGATAACCACGAAGAGGGCCGCGTGTATTGGGAATACAACCCTTTCGATTCTCCAGAAAGAAGATGCAAGGTTGACATGACCTCATTGAAAAACACCACATCCGGGATATCGTTGTCAATTCACTTCCTCTCGCCCGTGGCCGTCGATGAAACGGATCTGTGTCAAACGTCGACCGTGGTGGTCCTTGGTCGGTGGAACTACGAGCCTGGGGCTCCTGTTACCGACCATAACACCGTCGCATTGCACTGCGAACCgcggatggagatggaggagtaTTCGATCTTCTTCGACCAGAAAGGGCAGATCGAAGAGTACCATCCAATCAACTCGACTGCCATCACCAGCGGTGAAATGTACGACAACGCTACTGCCAGTGTCGGCCAGTTCAACAAGGTGTTTGCGGCCATCCCTCAAAGCTACGCGGGCAACAGCTCGACTGGAAATGGTTCCTATATTGCATCTTACGATTGGGCTGGTTTTCTGGTGGCGCGTCTTTACCAACAGCAGGAAGTTAACATGACCCGGCTCAACGCGGCGGATCTCATCGAGGTATCGCGAACAGTGTACCAGTGGGTGTATAGCACGTATTTCTCGATCTGGAGAGAAATCTACCTCCAACCACTGCAGGACCCATATCCGGCTAAGAATTCCACCGTAATCTATAGCATGTGGGCAATGGATCCATCGGTCCCATCCCTTGCTATCGCGCTGATGATCATCGCGTTCGACACGCtggtcgtcctcgtcgtcttcggTACACGCCGCGGCCGCTTCAAAGGCCCACGCATACCCCGATCAATCGGCGCCGTCATTCCATGGCTAGCCCACAGTCGGATGCTCAATGACTTCCCAGGCACATACACCTGGACCAACACCGACCGCCGCGCACACCTAGAGCGCCTGGACAAACGCTACGCATTCCGCACATTCCTCAGCCCAGACGGCCGATGGCGCTTTGCCGTCGACGAGGAGCAAGACGTTCCTCTACCgccaccacaaccaccagAAGGTGGATGGGACCCGTCGAAAGCGGGAGGCATCCAGCTCCGCGAGCTGGGCCGGGAGCCGCCAGGCCGAGAACCACCGAGCCCAGGCACTCCCACTCCcaatggacatggacataTATAATGACTGATGTGTGATGATCTTCGATTCTGTGTATTATATTATATTGTTGATATTTTGGGTAattggattggattggatCTGGTCGGCGTACATGGGCGGGCCCTAGTGCATTGTATAGACAGTACATAATGCTTTACTCTTTCCCAAACCTCCTTCAGAAGAGTAGGCTACCGCCCCATCCACCCCCCATCAACCGTAACGATCTCCCCAGTAACATACGCACTCGCCCGACTCGCCAAGAAAACCGTCACCCCTTTAAAATCCTCCGGCACGCCCCATCGCCCCATCGGGATTCTTGCCAAAATACTCCCTGCCCTCTCCGGATCTCTCAACAACGCCTCATTCATATCCGTAGCGACATACCCGGGCGCAATGGCATTAACATTGACACCGCGCGCGGACCACTCGTTCGATAATGCTTTTGTCAACTGCGCGACGCCACCTTTTGCAGCTGCGTAGGCGGGGACTGTGATGCCTCCTTGGAAGGAGACGAGGGAAGCGACGTTGATTATGTTTCCGCGGTGGATGTTGTTGTGGCCGTCGGGGGATTGGCGGGTGAGCATGTATGCGCCTATGTCGCGGCATAGTGTGAAGATTGTGGAGAGGTTTACTTGGAGGACCTGTGCGCGTCAACCAACGTATTTTAAGAATCGTAGGCGCAAGTTAAGAAAACGAGAAGGGCTACCTCATCCCAATCATCATCGGGGAAGATATAAGCCGGATGTCGACGCTGTATCCCCGCGCAGTTCAGGAGAATTGAGATATCGTGTCCATCGCTGAGGACTCTTTTCACGAGGCTTAAGACGTCTTCTCTATTTGACAGGTCGGCTGTGTAGATTGTGGCTTTGCGGCCGAGGGACTCGATGTGCGATTTTGTTTCGACGTTGCTTTCGTTGCGCTGCTTCTGTCAATAACTATGCCTATCTGGGTATCAGGGATAATATACCTGTACCAGGACAATATCAGCACCCGCTTCAGCCAAGGCTATAGTCATCTGCTGGCCGATTCCACGAGTGCCGCCAGTAACGAGGGCTGTTCGGCCTATTAATCCGAAGAGGTCCATGTTGCTGGGTGTTTGTATATAAAAGATGCATAGAGAGTGAAACGGTGTATGTATGCTGGATGATATATTGGTCGGAGTATAGTCCGATGGGATGCCCCCACGTCTCCGCATTGGGCGGGGTTATAGACTGTTTAGTCCGGGGTATATACAGGGATGGTTTGTAAAGGGTAGGGAGCACGGAGAAACTCCAGGCCTGGTCTAGCTATTGACCGAGGTCTTGATGTTCCTGATATACATGGGTCCCTTGGCTATGTCAACCATATGCTCAATTGTGATAATGTGAATGAAATGTGCCACTATCCAGATATACTTTCCTAGTAAATATACCGGAAGTTGAGATTCTCCTTATCCGTCAGATCACTAAATGCCGTCTCATCCAGGTCTCTCCGTCCCTGCTCAGCCTGCACCCGATCCCGTCTTTGATTCTCCAACGCCAGCGCAATCCTTAACATGAGCACCAGGGCAATTTCAATAGAATTTGCCACGATCATCGACCAGATCCCCAACGGGTACCGCGGTGCCTGGCTATCTTTGTAAAAGAACGGTCCTGCGATATTACCCGCACAAACACCTAGGAAGATCATAGCGTTCGTAACGACTTTCTTCGTATGACCGGCAATATTTGCAGTCAGAATGGAGAGGATGAGCACGAAAGAGGCATTATACGAGCCCGTGAGGTAGTAACAGATCAATCGGCCAATCTTGTTGCTTTCCGGGAGGTACGCGAGACCGAATGAACCGGCGACGTtcgggaggaggaagaggattgTCACGTAGCAGCGGTTATTTGGTGGGAGGCGGTCGTTGAGGAAGACGGCAAGGAGGATCAGGATGGCGATTAGTGTGCCATAGGGGATTTGCATGAGGGTTGTGACCACTGCTTCGTTAGTATATGAACATATTTATGGCAAACAATGGAAGACGTACGGGTGGAGAAGCCAAAGCCTTGAATGATCAATGTTCCGAAGTTCGAGATACCCCCGTTGGGTATGTTGCCTGACAGTCCCAGTAATAGGAACGTCCAAACCTTCCAGTCTGTCAATGCCTCCCAGACTTGCGCCCATTTGAGATGCTTGTTCTCAACACCAGTCTGATTATCTCGCAACCGCTCGATAGCAACCCATTTCTCCCTGTTAGTTAAGTACCGCATCGTAACAGGCGAGTCCGGCAGGAATATAGTAATCAGAATACCCCAAGCAGCGCAGAGTGCGCCGATTATCAGAAATTCATACTTCCATGAAGCGAGAGCACCCTTGATCTGTCCGATGCCGTAACCTAGCAAGCCACCGATAGCAATACCAGCACCGTTAGCAGTATACCACAGACCGATTCGGATAGGTTGTTGTCGACGAGTGTACCACATGCTCGTGATGAGCATGAAGGCTGGGTCACTGCATGCTTCTGCGGCGCCGGAAATAACACGGAGGACGGCGAGTTGGACGAAGTTTTTTGCAACAGCTATACCACAGGGGTGATGTCAGTCACAAACAGTATGAAGAGGTGGGTGGCATACCTTGAAGCATCAAAAAGACTCCCCAGAGAATAATGTTCACACCCAGGTATTTTCCAACCGGAAACCGCTGGAGGAGAAAGTTTGTCGGTACGCTCCAAACCAGGAATCCGAAGTAGAACACACTCGATAGCCAGGAATATTGCTCACCGGAGAGACCTAGGTCTTCGTTGATGCCGAAGATAGCCGCGTAGGAGAGTGTGGTTTTGTCAATCTTCAATTAGCTATGGTCATCTTGGAAGATTATAGAATACTCACGTAGTAGAATGCGTAACAGATTGATAAGAAAGGCAAAATCATCCAATCTATCTTGTGCACCAGTCTCTTGTTCTCTGCTGGACCGATGGGTTCATTCTGAATATCTCCATGGGCAAAGAGTGCGAGTGCAGTATCGCCGTTGTGCGTTTTCTCGGGGATGGTATGCTGAGAGTCCTCAAAATGCGCCGTCGATGACTTGCTCTCTTGTTCCGTGGTAGGAGAATGTACTGGTTGTTCTGACATCTTTAACGAGCCGAATGACTTGACTGTACGTTGACAACAACCAGCTTTATTCTAGCTTTGGATCTCGAGACGATCTCATATTCCTGCACACCCGTCTACCGTTGACGGATGACGCAGCTCCGTCTGACATTCCGGGGTAGGCGTGGGGGATATTCGTCCCCGCATTCCCCGTGGAATTATATCGATACCCGAGTCAAA
This sequence is a window from Aspergillus chevalieri M1 DNA, chromosome 5, nearly complete sequence. Protein-coding genes within it:
- a CDS encoding uncharacterized protein (COG:S;~EggNog:ENOG410Q1D8;~SECRETED:SignalP(1-15)), which produces MKFLAALSLFSLASAFPLEKRQSDDAPFTLNLRWSNSPLSGPINANGNQFWHGKDTATFCPENIPGCKTVNTTSFVGRNGQLFLNTGVPGGQQVYVSPTGLLTYTVPHSANIPEGSLTDLEVFSTNNFINPFLTFHLCSVDPEDTQWHIVLEYTNATTGSIINSGYTENNACTRISLEAVPYQGDTAWEYS
- a CDS encoding DUF3433 domain-containing protein (COG:S;~EggNog:ENOG410PIN4;~InterPro:IPR021840;~PFAM:PF11915;~TransMembrane:9 (o44-67i88-107o127-147i154-173o523-553i648-676o691-711i760-783o1111-1130i)) encodes the protein MSGGLVKKLLDPLQWSSHSPRGPCTRRHGYHRSQGWRPISLRPLYLLFVAILMFFMFLAIEILRRYSEWNGGLIYFKDTASVSHIQSFAYNYVPIIIALVLVTFWSFVEFDVLRLEPYFQLSRPEGAPATVLFINYNFGQSVITPITSARRGHWVVLCVSLFTMLMRMSLPALHSTLFELREVTLLSDETMHGWPNLVDLHTQATWMASQATNNFDSVVSSNDDLQRSRSTKYAVAPVEIPGVDQRESTVWTMNQTIYWAEPICQDVVVNEKVSVVVDGSQEDPTVSWNVTGVPLVKDGATIHDCKLDFNYSSVLFAMTDKLQVRYWEPVSANTSLSSNVATKKAFTARGCDPFDLYGVLLGVNASSDAVSAPTQYRSSASIFACDIKYNKAEAEVSMHANSSITGITIHNGTTRELTPQQFNVPDFQDLLSERAPYTSDLLYIRINQTSGDTTVTELPVISQQLGDMEPVLILDTSSVMSPEEFESKVVRGVKQTFVLTMGRLFNPDEKPTIIHATRLSNQVAIATVGFAAFWSEVVLAAGTVISLLLVYIYHRRPNIMQSDPGPISAMCSMVADVFSPSNILTDSRYDLHQFSTRQLRRILRNSRIHWQDGPTGKRLEIRPSDDDASLVENLGENLQARVDPMPHFLLIPVFILEFLLLTAVIASMALIIGLLARNGKFRHLTQSDSSFLQVVLSVLPSIVASAVGSLCTSIHRNLSILEPWVHLQRGMAAARTSLSMNYSAQNPWAVLYKAARDRHLLLGLVSVACVVNTVLTVVAGGLFTQKLATSYLPTDQLLTNYSETTFWRTDFAADFTEYDLIQSSITSGVPMVAWTSTNHSFVPIKIENPDPNAVYSAHTLGVGADLDCQKLEIAENLVDNHEEGRVYWEYNPFDSPERRCKVDMTSLKNTTSGISLSIHFLSPVAVDETDLCQTSTVVVLGRWNYEPGAPVTDHNTVALHCEPRMEMEEYSIFFDQKGQIEEYHPINSTAITSGEMYDNATASVGQFNKVFAAIPQSYAGNSSTGNGSYIASYDWAGFLVARLYQQQEVNMTRLNAADLIEVSRTVYQWVYSTYFSIWREIYLQPLQDPYPAKNSTVIYSMWAMDPSVPSLAIALMIIAFDTLVVLVVFGTRRGRFKGPRIPRSIGAVIPWLAHSRMLNDFPGTYTWTNTDRRAHLERLDKRYAFRTFLSPDGRWRFAVDEEQDVPLPPPQPPEGGWDPSKAGGIQLRELGREPPGREPPSPGTPTPNGHGHI
- a CDS encoding uncharacterized protein (COG:Q;~EggNog:ENOG410PHW8;~InterPro:IPR002347,IPR036291,IPR020904;~PFAM:PF00106,PF13561,PF08659;~go_function: GO:0016491 - oxidoreductase activity [Evidence IEA];~go_process: GO:0055114 - oxidation-reduction process [Evidence IEA]) — translated: MDLFGLIGRTALVTGGTRGIGQQMTIALAEAGADIVLVQRNESNVETKSHIESLGRKATIYTADLSNREDVLSLVKRVLSDGHDISILLNCAGIQRRHPAYIFPDDDWDEVLQVNLSTIFTLCRDIGAYMLTRQSPDGHNNIHRGNIINVASLVSFQGGITVPAYAAAKGGVAQLTKALSNEWSARGVNVNAIAPGYVATDMNEALLRDPERAGSILARIPMGRWGVPEDFKGVTVFLASRASAYVTGEIVTVDGGWMGR
- a CDS encoding uncharacterized protein (COG:G;~EggNog:ENOG410QDJA;~InterPro:IPR020846,IPR011701,IPR036259;~PFAM:PF07690;~TransMembrane:10 (i65-82o106-128i135-154o195-216i228-248o335-352i364-382o394-415i422-443o455-476i);~go_function: GO:0022857 - transmembrane transporter activity [Evidence IEA];~go_process: GO:0055085 - transmembrane transport [Evidence IEA]); translation: MSEQPVHSPTTEQESKSSTAHFEDSQHTIPEKTHNGDTALALFAHGDIQNEPIGPAENKRLVHKIDWMILPFLSICYAFYYIDKTTLSYAAIFGINEDLGLSGEQYSWLSSVFYFGFLVWSVPTNFLLQRFPVGKYLGVNIILWGVFLMLQAVAKNFVQLAVLRVISGAAEACSDPAFMLITSMWYTRRQQPIRIGLWYTANGAGIAIGGLLGYGIGQIKGALASWKYEFLIIGALCAAWGILITIFLPDSPVTMRYLTNREKWVAIERLRDNQTGVENKHLKWAQVWEALTDWKVWTFLLLGLSGNIPNGGISNFGTLIIQGFGFSTLVTTLMQIPYGTLIAILILLAVFLNDRLPPNNRCYVTILFLLPNVAGSFGLAYLPESNKIGRLICYYLTGSYNASFVLILSILTANIAGHTKKVVTNAMIFLGVCAGNIAGPFFYKDSQAPRYPLGIWSMIVANSIEIALVLMLRIALALENQRRDRVQAEQGRRDLDETAFSDLTDKENLNFRYIY